A segment of the Panacibacter ginsenosidivorans genome:
CCTGTTATGTGGTGGCGCTCCGTATATGCATCTACCAATGGATTTGCATATGAGAGTTTTATAGATGAATTGGCAATAGCTGCAGAAAAAGATCCGCTTGCATTTAGAAGAGCGCATTTAGAAAGTAATCCACGTTATGCCGTGCTCGTTGATAAATTATCAGAGGTGACAAATTGGGAAACGCGTGGAAAGAATGAAGGCTGGGGTGTTGCTATCACTGAATGTTTCGACAGCATTGTTGGCGAAGTGGTAAAAGTTTCAAAAAAACCATCAGGCGGCGTTAAGATAGATAAAGTAATAGCAGTAATGGATTGCGGCTGGTATGTAAATCCTGATATCATTAAGGCACAGGTAGAAGGCAGCATTATGATGGCGCTTGGCGCAGCTACGGTACATGAAACAACCTTCGAAGATGGCAAAGCTGTTGAAAAGAATTTTGATAGATACAGGATGCCGCGTTTTACAGATGCCCCCGAAATAGAAGTGCACATTATGGATAATGATGAAAAAGCCGGTGGTGTTGGTGAGCCGGGTTTACCGCCATTTTCGCCGGCATTAACCAATGCAATTTTCGATCTTACAGGTAAGCGAATCAGGAAATTGCCTTTTAGTTTAGATGAAGTGTAAGTTTTTTGTACCCAACATTTGTTTTTTTATAGCATCTTTCGTTGCGTCGCACTCTTGTACATTTGGTTCATTGCTCCACAAAGAACAGAACCCTGAAGAGTGCGACGCAACAATAGTTTAATTACTTATCCAAAGCCTGGTTAATTAAAATAAAAAACTCCGTTTCCGGAGTTCAATAATTTTCTGCTGCTTTGCTCTTTTAATTGTTGTTGCTGATAAAAACAAAAGGCTTTAATTTCTTTTCTTTTACGGCCTGTTTTATCAGGTGCGGCTTTTGAATGATTTTGTAACGATTGAGATCAATAAGTTCGTTTGCAGTACAAAATGCATCCATTTGCTCTACATGATAAAGCAGATCCACCAGTAGCTCAACTTCATGTTCAAGCTCACCGGGCTTCATTGTTTCCTTTTTTGTAAGTACCAGCAAGTCTCTGTTTCGGGGGTTCATAACAAGTCTGGGGTTACAATCGTTTTAAAATAAAAATCGAAAATAATATTGTCTAAAGCTTTGGACATTTGCACTTACCGTAATTTACATCACTGCTGTGCCTGCTTGCGCCGCAGGATGACATCGTCAATGTAACTACAAACAAAAAAATGATCCATTGGTTTATCTTACGCATTAATAAGTATTTTTAAAATTAGGTATTTTTTACACAATAACAATTTTCTATTAAATTTTGATAAGTCATCTCTTTCACAAAACGGTATTGATAGCACCTCTAGACTGGGGTCTAGGTCATGCCTCGCGTTGTATACCTATCATAAAATACCTGCAAAAAAGAGGCTGCAAAGTTATTATTGCTTCTGATGGAGAACAATTGAACCTGCTAAAGAAAGAATTTCCGGGCCTCGAGTTTGTTAAGTTAAAAGGATACAACGTCAGATATTCAAAATATAAACGATGGCTGGGGGCAAAAATATTGTGGCAAACACCTAAAATTCTGCTAAGAATCAGGCATGAACATACTGACCTGGGGGGGATAGTTGACAAATATGATATAGATGTGGTGATATCAGACAACAGGTATGGTTTGCATACTAATAAAGTTCCCTGCATATTCATTACACACCAGCTTATTGTAAAATCGCCATTCCCCTGGTTACAGAATTTTATACAAAAAATAAATTACAGGTTTATAAGTCGTTTTACTGAATGCTGGATACCCGACTTCGAAGGCAAAAAAAATATTGCCGGGCTTTTATCGCATCCTGAAATAATGCCACCAGGCATTAACAAATATATTGGGCCGTTATCCCGTTTTAGCAGGGAAGAAAAAAAAGGAAATGTTTACAAATATTTTTTTGTTCTTTCGGGACCAGAGCCCCAGAGAACGATATTGGAAGAAAAAATAATGCTTATTACGCCAAAGCTTTCAGGAAAAATATTGGTTGTTCGGGGAAAACCAACAGAGCCTGAATCAGATATTGCTCCTGGATTGATTAACATAAAAAATCATCTCACAACAGATGAAATGCAAAACGCTTTTCTACAAAGTGAATATATCATAAGCCGCGCAGGTTACACAACAATAATGGAATTATTATCGCTTGGAAAAAAATCTATCCTTATGCCAACTCCCGGGCAAACAGAACAGGAGTATTTAGCAGATCATCTTATGCAACAACAATGGTGTTATAAATGCAAGCAGGATGACGATTTATTATTTCACATACTGAAAGCAGAAAAATTTGATTATGTGATTCCTGGGTTGGATGAACCTTTTTATGAAAAGGTGATAGATGACTTTTTAATAAGTCTCGATTGCGGGGTATAGTTGCAGCAACTATTCTTTTAATTTGGGATAATCAACAAACCAAAATGTTTTTGTTGCATCTTCAAAATCTTTCCAGTTTTTTATATTGGTTTGAATAGCAAATATGCCACAGGTTGGCATATTATCGATCCTTGTTTTTGTAAGGTCATTCGCAAATGCAGTAATACCGGGATTATGGGCAAAAATGGCAATTGAATCAAATTTATTATCAACTTTTCGAATCACATCGTAAAACACATCAAAAGGTGCTTCGTATAATTCAGATGCTTTTATAATATCATGTTCTGAAACATTATACTTCTTTGCGAAATACCTGGCAGTACTAAGTGCACGGTTTGCAGTACTGGAAATAAAAGCGTCAATTTTTATTCCTTTATCGAGTAGCCTTTCCGCCATTGCATACGCATCGTGATGACCACGATCATTCAATGGCCTGTCGAAATCTTTTTGTGATGGCGTATCCCAACTGCTTTTTGCATGTCGGATCAATAGCAAGGCTTTCATCTATTGAAGATACAAATCTTAATTATTAAACACTATCATTGTATTTTAAAATAAAAAGTAAGCATGTATACATGCTTACTTTTTATTTATGCTTAGCAAAGTTTTAAACGTACAAGAGTGCGACGCAACGAAAGCTAAATACCTGCAATATAGTTGGGCTCAAAAAAACTTAATAACCTCTTACATTCTTGCCTTCATAATAATTAATGAATGCTTTGTTTACAACGCGATTTCCTCCTGGCGTTGGATAATTACCGGTAAAATACCAGTCGCCGGTATTGGTAGGACAACTGTCGTGCAGGTCTTCGATAGTTTGATATATAACTTCAACCGGAAGCATTACTTCTTTAGGTGTTATAAGTTGAGCAATTTTTGCAGATATTTCTTCAGTAGTAAAAGGTTTATAAATCTGGCGAACAACATTCTCTGTGTGCAATTGATTGTTACGCTGCAGCTCTTTTATTTTTTCGTATACACAATTCAAAGTTTCTTCCATATCACGCTCTTTCAATAATTCGATAGCTGCGCGAAATGCAATGAAATCACCAAGCTTGCTCATATCAATGCCGTAACAATCAGGGTAACGGATCTGTGGCGCGGAAGATAAAACGATAATACGTTTGGGATGCAATCTTGCCAACATGCGCACAATACTTTCTTTTAAAGTGGTTCCGCGAACAATGCTATCGTCTATTACAACCAGTGTATCCAGATCTTTACGAACGGTACCATAGGTTATATCGTAAACGTGCTGCACCATTTCGTTTCTGCCGGAATCTTCTGTAATAAATGTACGAAGCTTCACATCTTTGATGGCAATCTTTTCCTGGCGAATTTTACGGTTGATCATCTCTTCGAGTTTCTCAGGCGTAAAATCATTTCCCCAACTAAGAATGCGTTCTATCTTGCGTTTGTTAAGATATTCCTCCATTCCTTTTATCAAACCAAAGAATGCAACTTCTGCTGTGTTTGGAATGTATGAGAAGATAGTATTCTTAAGATCATATTCAACAGCTTCGAGTACGGCTTTGCTTAAGTGATGTCCCAATGCAATGCGTTCCCTGTAAATTTTTTCATCACTACCGCGACTGAAATAAATACGTTCAAAACTACAGGCCCTTCTTTCTTTTGGTTCCAGAATTTGCTCTACTTTATAATTGCCATCGTTATCAACGATCAATGCATTACCAGGCATTAATTCAAGCACTTCGTTTTCGCCCACATTGAAAGAAGTGCGTATAGATGCTCTTTCGCTTGCTGCTACAATTACTTCATCGTCTATGTAATAATAAGCCGGCCGAATACCATGTGCATCACGCATTACAAAACCATTACCATTACCAATCAAACCACCGATAGTATAACCTCCATCAAAAAGCGGCGTAGCTTTTTTAAGTACTGTTGCAATATCTGCTGCATTAGGACTTTTCTCTTCCTCTTTACTAAGGAAATGATGCACCACTTCCATCATTGCAGCAAGATCACTTTGACGTTGAAATTCCCCTGGATCAACATTGATCAATGCAAAAAGCTCTTCTGTATTTACTAAATTAAAATTCCCGGCAAGTGCTAAATTTCTTCCGGGAATTAAATTTCTTTTTATAAAGGGGTGACAAAATTCTACGTTATTCTTACCCTGTGTGCCGTAACGTAAATGCCCAAGCAATAACTCACCTAATGCCGGTACATGACCTTTCATTAAACCCGGATGCTGCTTAATATCTGGCTGATATTTTTCCAGCTCCTGAATCTCCTGGCCAAGTTTAAAGAATATGTCTGCTATTGGTTGTTGTGCATTGCTGCGTGTTCTAAATAAAAACGGATGTCCAGGCTCTACATTCAATTTCACTGCAGCTATACCTGCCCCATCCTGGCCACGGTTATGTTGCTTTTCCATCAACAGGTACAGCTTGTTAAGACCATACATAACTGTTCCATACTTCTGGAGATAATAAGAAAAAGGCTTTCGGAGGCGAATGAAGGCTAACCCACATTCATGTTTTATTTCGTCGCTCATGATGGTTTTACGAAAAGAAGCCGCAAATTTACGGTTAGTTACCGTTAAAAAAAGTTATTTATACAATGGGTTGCAGTTCCGGGGCCAGCGCTTCTGCAAGCCACAGGAACTCACCCACAAACACATCAATATTTTTCTGAAAGGAAGGATCAATCAGGTTTCCGTCCACATCAAATTTCTTATCTACCGTTGGTGTAACCAACATGTGAGGAGATCCGATACCAAATAAAGCATTAATTAACAGTTGCATTTGTTGTGTGGCACGCATACCACCCATTATACCCGGCGAAGCAGTAACAATACCAAAAGTCTTATGCATTTGCTTAGGAAAATGATCGAATAAATTTTTCAACGCTGGTGTATAACTGCCATTATATTCCGGACTTACCATAATGAAAGCATTGGCTTCAAACATTCTTTTTGCCAAAGGTTTCAATTCTTCGGGCGCTCGTTCAACACTTGTAAACACTTCCTGTTGCAACAATGGGAAAGCCCAATCTCTCACGTCGATTATGTTTATATTGTGTTCCGTTCTTTCACTCATATATTTATGCAGAAATATTGCTACCCTGTGTGATAAACTATTTTTTCTCGGGCTTCCTGAGATTATTTCTATGTTCATAATTGTTATTCATTATTATTTTGTGTACCCATCCTTTTGTTCTTTACTTATCGTTCCTTGCGTCGCACACTTGTACTTTATAAAACGGTGCAGCATTAATGATTGATCGGTACTTCTATTATTATAAATTCTGATGCTGCTGTTGTCAGTAATGTAATTGTATCTGCTTCCCAAAAACCTATTGCATCTCTTCTATTGATCGTTTCGTTTGCTGTTTGTAAACTTCCTTCCATTACAAAAATGTATACGCCTTTATTTAATGGATTCAGTTTGTATTCAATTGTTTTACCTGCATCAAAATACCCAAGGCTGATCTTGGCATTTTGATTGATCCAACAATGCTCCTGTCCTTCTTCGTTACTTAAGGCTGTTTTTAAAATATTTTTCCTTTTGTCTTTCGGAAAATTTCTTCGTTGATATCTAGGTTCAATATTTTGCAGCTTTGGTTCAATCCATATCTGTAAAAAGTTTACATCATCTCCACCAATATTGTATTCTTCATGTTTTAATCCTTTGCCTGCGCTCATTATCTGCACCCAATCTTTTTCTACTATATCGCTGTAGCCCATTGAGTCTTTATGATTCATTTTGCCCTGTAGTAAAATACTGATGATCTCCATATTTGTGTGTGGATGCAAACCAAAACCACCACCGGGTTTTACAATATCATCGTTGAGAGTGTGGAGTAGTCCAAAGCCTTTCATTAAAGGATTGTAGTAAGACGAAAAGCTGAATGAAAACTTACTGATGAGCCAGCCAATGTCTTTTGTGCCGCGGTCTTCTTTGCGATGAATAATGTATTGCATATATCTTATTTCTTAAAGAGGAAATCTTTTTCGTGATGACTTTTATTACAGATCAAAATTATAATTATAACCGGATTTGTTTACCATTGCGATGAACCTTGAACAGTGCGACGCAACAAAAGCTTAATGGTAGCGCTGCTGCCCGGTTCAACAGAAAAAAGCACCAGGCATATTACCTGGCACTTTTATAATTATGCTTGTTTTATAAATTGTACCTGCACATGCAACTTTACATCATCATTCAATAAAAAGCCACCGGTTTCTGTAACTGCATTCCATACCAAGCCAAAGTCTTTACGGTTGATCTTTCCGTTAATTTCAAAACCTATTTTTGTTTGCCCCCATGGATCAATTGTTGAACCGTTGTAAGTAACATCGAGTGTTACAGGTTTTGTTACATCGCGAATGGTGAGATTGCCGGTTACTATATAATCTTCCTCATTCTTTTTAGTTATTGAAGTTGATTCAAATGTCAACTTTGGAAATTTTTCTACGCTAAAGAAATCATCAGCTTTTAAATGACCATCTCTTTGTTCATTGTTCGTGCTGATACTATTCGTATCTGCTTCGAAAGTAACTTTTGCATCTGTGAAGTCTTCTTTGTCTGCTGTAAGTGTTGCATCGAATTTTGAAAAACTTCCGGTTACATTTGAAATCATAAGGTGTTTTACTTTAAATGTAGCCTCTGAGTGTGATGCGTCGAATTTGTACGTTGCCATAATACTTGGTTTGTGTGATTTATTATTATGTTTGTTATTTAGTCTTCAATTAAAATACCCATTTTACCGATTTGATAATCGCGAAAAGCCTGCAATAATTCTGTTTCATTATTCATTACAAATGGCCCGTGAGAAGCGACTTTTTCATTAAGTGGTTCTCCTGAACCAATGAAGAACCTTGTATCTTCGAATGCTTCTACTTCAAAACCTGCACCATCATTATTGAATACGGCTGCATACTTTCCATCTACTGCATGTTCATTGTTTACATTTACTTTTCCATCGAGTAAATAAATAAATGCATTATGGTTTGCAGGGATGGTGAAGCAATATTTACCACCCTTTTTAAACTCAGCAGTAAAAGTGTTTACAGGTGTAAGTGTTGGAATCTTTCCATTAATACCATCAAGTTCACCTGCAATTACATGTATTGCTATTAATCCATCTTCTGAAAGAATGGTTGGCGTTTCTTCTGCTGTTAATGGATAATAATGTGGCTGATCCATTTTATGATTTGCAGGAGAGTTAACCCAGAGCTGTATAATTTCCTGTCTTCCGCCTATTTCAAAAATATCATGTGGAGGTCTTTCGCTGTGAATAATTCCCATACCTGCATTCATCCATTGTGTGCCGCCTGCGTAAATGGTATTATTATTTCCGCGACTGTCTCTATGATGCACGCCACCTTTGAAGATAAATGTAACAGGAGAAAAACCTCTGTGCGGATGTGGACCAACACCTGATTGCGTAACAGGTTTATGTTGTGGTACTTTTACATCTGCATGATGTAATAAAAGAAATGGATCTAGTTGTTCTGTTTTTCCTGAAGGAAATGGTTGTCTTACAGGAAAGCCGCCCATATCAAATTGTTGTGCGTATAATGTTTGTTTAATTGTTCTGTTGTTCATATTACGCTACTCCTTCTAATTTCATTGGAATGTCTATCAATAATACTTCAGCATTTGTGGTTGCTGTAATGCTTATGTTATCTGTATCCCAAATTCCTAATGCATCTCTTTTGCCAAGTTTCTGACCACCAATCGTCACTTCGCCTTCCAATACAAAAGCATATACCCCGTTCCCATTATTCTTTATCAAATAGGTTGTAGAAAAATCTTTATCCATTTTTCCTAATGAAAACCACGCATCCTGGTTTATCCAGACTGCATCTTTATTATCGGGTGCTACTACTGTCAGTATCTTGTTATTCCTGTCTTCGGGATTAAAAGTTTTTTGTTCGTAGCGCGGTGTAATATTTTGTTCTTTAGGAAATACCCACACTTGCAAGAATTTTACTTCTTTGTCTTTGTTGGCGTTCATTTCACTATGGGCAATACCGCTGCCGGCACTCATGATCTGTACATCATTTTGTTTAATGATTTCATGGCGGCCGGTACTGTCTTTATGCTCCAGATCCCCGAATAGCGGGATGGAAACTATTTCCATATTATCATGAGGGTGTTTTGAAAAACCAAATCCGGCTTTAACTGTATCATCATTCAGCACACGCAATGCACCAAAATGAACTTTTTCAGGGTCATAGAAATGTGCAAAGCTGAAAGAATGGTAACTATCTAACCAGCCATGATTGGCGTGTCCTCTCTCGGCGGCTTTGTGTAAGATAGTTTTCATAAATACTCCTTTTTTGTTTTGATTTTTATACATGTATATACATGTATTTGTGTAAAAAAATTTATTCTTCGGTTATTCTTAACTGCTCCAGCAGATTATTTAAAATTATTGCCGACTCGTCATCCATGGTAACTGTTTTTGCATATAGGTTATCTATACGTGCGGTTGTCATTTCTAAAATATTAATACCCGCTTGTGTAATCGTAATAACTGTTTCCCTTTTATCTTCTGCTGATGTACTTCTTCTCACCAGTTTCTTTACTTCCAATCTGTCTATAATACGTGGTACATTTGAATTTTTCTCTATCATTCGGCAGGCAATATCTCTTACACACATTTGATCAGGGTACTTACCTTTCAGTATTCTTAACACGTTGTATTGTTCATGTGTTAACCCGTATTCTTTTAATTCTTTACTCATGATGGTTTTTAACCACCAGGCTGTATATAAAATATTCAAACCTGCTTTATGCACTTCGCTCTTAAATTTTGTACTTTTTATTGCCTGTTCTAATTTCACAAGGCAAATGTATGTATATACATGTATTATTTCCAAATTTTTTTCACTGATATTTTGTTAAAGATGATTTTAGTACCGGCTTTTAATCAGGCATTGAACATCTGTTGCGCCGCACTCTTATACGTTTTGCTCTTTAATGAACAAATTGTTGTATTTGCCGCAATACATACTTGGGTATAAGAGTGCGACGCAACTGCAGCTAAATTCCTGCACCGAAGCCCGGCTCACGATTTTTCACTTTATTATTAGAT
Coding sequences within it:
- a CDS encoding glycosyltransferase; this encodes MIAPLDWGLGHASRCIPIIKYLQKRGCKVIIASDGEQLNLLKKEFPGLEFVKLKGYNVRYSKYKRWLGAKILWQTPKILLRIRHEHTDLGGIVDKYDIDVVISDNRYGLHTNKVPCIFITHQLIVKSPFPWLQNFIQKINYRFISRFTECWIPDFEGKKNIAGLLSHPEIMPPGINKYIGPLSRFSREEKKGNVYKYFFVLSGPEPQRTILEEKIMLITPKLSGKILVVRGKPTEPESDIAPGLINIKNHLTTDEMQNAFLQSEYIISRAGYTTIMELLSLGKKSILMPTPGQTEQEYLADHLMQQQWCYKCKQDDDLLFHILKAEKFDYVIPGLDEPFYEKVIDDFLISLDCGV
- a CDS encoding SixA phosphatase family protein; translation: MKALLLIRHAKSSWDTPSQKDFDRPLNDRGHHDAYAMAERLLDKGIKIDAFISSTANRALSTARYFAKKYNVSEHDIIKASELYEAPFDVFYDVIRKVDNKFDSIAIFAHNPGITAFANDLTKTRIDNMPTCGIFAIQTNIKNWKDFEDATKTFWFVDYPKLKE
- a CDS encoding amidophosphoribosyltransferase, which codes for MSDEIKHECGLAFIRLRKPFSYYLQKYGTVMYGLNKLYLLMEKQHNRGQDGAGIAAVKLNVEPGHPFLFRTRSNAQQPIADIFFKLGQEIQELEKYQPDIKQHPGLMKGHVPALGELLLGHLRYGTQGKNNVEFCHPFIKRNLIPGRNLALAGNFNLVNTEELFALINVDPGEFQRQSDLAAMMEVVHHFLSKEEEKSPNAADIATVLKKATPLFDGGYTIGGLIGNGNGFVMRDAHGIRPAYYYIDDEVIVAASERASIRTSFNVGENEVLELMPGNALIVDNDGNYKVEQILEPKERRACSFERIYFSRGSDEKIYRERIALGHHLSKAVLEAVEYDLKNTIFSYIPNTAEVAFFGLIKGMEEYLNKRKIERILSWGNDFTPEKLEEMINRKIRQEKIAIKDVKLRTFITEDSGRNEMVQHVYDITYGTVRKDLDTLVVIDDSIVRGTTLKESIVRMLARLHPKRIIVLSSAPQIRYPDCYGIDMSKLGDFIAFRAAIELLKERDMEETLNCVYEKIKELQRNNQLHTENVVRQIYKPFTTEEISAKIAQLITPKEVMLPVEVIYQTIEDLHDSCPTNTGDWYFTGNYPTPGGNRVVNKAFINYYEGKNVRGY
- a CDS encoding NADPH-dependent FMN reductase, whose translation is MNIEIISGSPRKNSLSHRVAIFLHKYMSERTEHNINIIDVRDWAFPLLQQEVFTSVERAPEELKPLAKRMFEANAFIMVSPEYNGSYTPALKNLFDHFPKQMHKTFGIVTASPGIMGGMRATQQMQLLINALFGIGSPHMLVTPTVDKKFDVDGNLIDPSFQKNIDVFVGEFLWLAEALAPELQPIV
- a CDS encoding pirin family protein, which encodes MQYIIHRKEDRGTKDIGWLISKFSFSFSSYYNPLMKGFGLLHTLNDDIVKPGGGFGLHPHTNMEIISILLQGKMNHKDSMGYSDIVEKDWVQIMSAGKGLKHEEYNIGGDDVNFLQIWIEPKLQNIEPRYQRRNFPKDKRKNILKTALSNEEGQEHCWINQNAKISLGYFDAGKTIEYKLNPLNKGVYIFVMEGSLQTANETINRRDAIGFWEADTITLLTTAASEFIIIEVPINH
- a CDS encoding YceI family protein, giving the protein MATYKFDASHSEATFKVKHLMISNVTGSFSKFDATLTADKEDFTDAKVTFEADTNSISTNNEQRDGHLKADDFFSVEKFPKLTFESTSITKKNEEDYIVTGNLTIRDVTKPVTLDVTYNGSTIDPWGQTKIGFEINGKINRKDFGLVWNAVTETGGFLLNDDVKLHVQVQFIKQA
- a CDS encoding pirin family protein produces the protein MNNRTIKQTLYAQQFDMGGFPVRQPFPSGKTEQLDPFLLLHHADVKVPQHKPVTQSGVGPHPHRGFSPVTFIFKGGVHHRDSRGNNNTIYAGGTQWMNAGMGIIHSERPPHDIFEIGGRQEIIQLWVNSPANHKMDQPHYYPLTAEETPTILSEDGLIAIHVIAGELDGINGKIPTLTPVNTFTAEFKKGGKYCFTIPANHNAFIYLLDGKVNVNNEHAVDGKYAAVFNNDGAGFEVEAFEDTRFFIGSGEPLNEKVASHGPFVMNNETELLQAFRDYQIGKMGILIED
- a CDS encoding pirin family protein, with the translated sequence MKTILHKAAERGHANHGWLDSYHSFSFAHFYDPEKVHFGALRVLNDDTVKAGFGFSKHPHDNMEIVSIPLFGDLEHKDSTGRHEIIKQNDVQIMSAGSGIAHSEMNANKDKEVKFLQVWVFPKEQNITPRYEQKTFNPEDRNNKILTVVAPDNKDAVWINQDAWFSLGKMDKDFSTTYLIKNNGNGVYAFVLEGEVTIGGQKLGKRDALGIWDTDNISITATTNAEVLLIDIPMKLEGVA
- a CDS encoding MarR family winged helix-turn-helix transcriptional regulator, translated to MKLEQAIKSTKFKSEVHKAGLNILYTAWWLKTIMSKELKEYGLTHEQYNVLRILKGKYPDQMCVRDIACRMIEKNSNVPRIIDRLEVKKLVRRSTSAEDKRETVITITQAGINILEMTTARIDNLYAKTVTMDDESAIILNNLLEQLRITEE